One window from the genome of Diospyros lotus cultivar Yz01 chromosome 11, ASM1463336v1, whole genome shotgun sequence encodes:
- the LOC127813359 gene encoding uncharacterized protein LOC127813359: MAFYADEDDAWKCLEHPSKRRSTGICPICLRDRLISLCPDCANARPCACCASASSSSSSSSSSSSSFSLFSSSRRVAGDTSWSDRVGSFGRVSSLIETEPAFRRSRSVAAPFPYPRLAGDADSGGSKPASPGIRSKWTLWSVFKTQKSKKHEEWREDEEVAKKKEVEAVEQQMVMMRSRSVRVPAVSDSGVGNAKSSPAGKSRGWYFPSPIKVFRQSKTSKVVQERSPLHRG, from the coding sequence ATGGCGTTTTACGCGGACGAAGACGACGCCTGGAAATGTCTAGAACACCCTTCCAAGCGCCGCTCCACCGGAATCTGCCCAATTTGCCTCCGCGACCGCCTCATCTCCCTCTGTCCAGATTGCGCTAACGCGCGCCCCTGCGCCTGCTGCGcctccgcctcctcctcctcctcctcctcctcttcgtcttcgtcttctttttctctcttctcctcctCTCGCAGAGTTGCCGGAGATACTTCCTGGTCCGACCGCGTAGGCTCCTTCGGACGCGTCTCCTCCCTCATCGAAACCGAGCCGGCTTTCCGGCGCTCCCGATCAGTGGCGGCTCCTTTCCCTTATCCGCGCTTGGCAGGAGATGCCGATTCCGGCGGCTCCAAACCGGCGTCTCCGGGAATCCGCAGCAAATGGACGCTCTGGTCGGTGTTCAAGACGCAGAAGAGCAAGAAACACGAGGAATGGAGAGAAGACGAAGAAGTAGCCAAGAAGAAGGAGGTCGAGGCGGTGGAACAACAGATGGTGATGATGAGATCGAGATCTGTAAGAGTGCCAGCGGTCTCCGACTCAGGAGTCGGAAACGCCAAGTCGTCGCCGGCGGGGAAAAGCCGGGGCTGGTACTTCCCTAGCCCGATCAAAGTGTTTCGCCAGTCGAAGACTTCGAAAGTGGTTCAAGAACGGTCGCCTTTGCACAGAGGCTAA